A DNA window from Stutzerimonas stutzeri contains the following coding sequences:
- the fliD gene encoding flagellar filament capping protein FliD encodes MAIDSNYIKQMSTQLATYEVQSSLDRLNRNESNYKTQRDALSKLRTSLTTFKSAVSGLKTGKATMLVNSATTSQEGYVSATVGAKAQAGSYQFYVEQLASKQQVAVQGLVDGSLSGTLTLKGQDFDLSGYATLDDAAKAINATAYLGVQATLVRSNGQVNLVLTSAESGAANAFAVSLSPDSSGTTTDLSGAADARIRMGGSFNGADGIELTSSSNTFDNVIEGVSLSVSKVHKDGDAALTLNIDQDKSATKGKAQSFVDAFNALMTSFDSLTASGSDSSARGVLAGDSSVRAIEGRLNTLLRTDFGGNSLINFGISADRNGKLTIDTARFEAAVAKDPAGFEALFTGKDNLLDSIDKTVASYTSSTNGMLKNRMDTLDMNLRRANEQFDKLQQQYDSHYSRYLKQFTSMMQTMQNMEQTFGMF; translated from the coding sequence ATGGCGATAGATTCGAATTACATAAAGCAGATGTCGACGCAGCTGGCGACCTACGAAGTTCAGTCTTCGCTGGACCGGCTCAATCGCAACGAAAGCAACTACAAGACTCAGCGTGATGCGCTGAGCAAGTTGCGCACCTCCCTGACGACCTTCAAGTCCGCCGTCTCCGGGTTGAAGACCGGCAAGGCGACCATGCTGGTCAACAGCGCCACCACCAGCCAGGAGGGCTACGTCAGTGCCACGGTCGGTGCCAAGGCGCAGGCCGGCAGCTATCAGTTCTATGTCGAGCAGCTGGCCAGCAAACAGCAGGTGGCGGTGCAGGGGCTAGTCGACGGCAGCCTGAGCGGCACGTTGACGCTCAAGGGGCAGGATTTCGATCTGAGCGGCTACGCCACTCTCGACGACGCGGCCAAGGCCATCAACGCCACTGCCTACCTCGGCGTGCAGGCCACGCTGGTGCGCAGCAATGGCCAGGTCAACCTGGTGCTGACCAGTGCCGAAAGCGGCGCCGCCAATGCGTTCGCTGTTTCATTGAGCCCCGATTCGAGCGGCACGACCACCGATCTGTCAGGCGCGGCCGATGCGCGCATTCGTATGGGTGGCAGCTTCAATGGTGCAGACGGGATCGAGCTGACCAGCTCGAGCAACACCTTCGACAACGTCATCGAGGGCGTCAGCCTGTCGGTCAGCAAGGTGCACAAGGACGGTGATGCGGCTCTGACACTCAACATCGACCAGGACAAGAGTGCCACCAAAGGCAAGGCGCAGAGCTTCGTCGATGCCTTCAACGCCCTGATGACCAGTTTCGATTCACTGACCGCCAGCGGCAGCGACAGCAGCGCCCGCGGTGTGTTGGCGGGCGACTCCAGCGTGCGCGCCATCGAAGGTCGCCTGAATACGCTGCTGCGTACCGATTTCGGCGGCAACAGCCTGATCAATTTTGGTATCAGCGCCGATCGCAACGGCAAGTTGACCATCGACACCGCTCGCTTCGAAGCCGCCGTAGCGAAGGATCCAGCCGGTTTCGAAGCGCTGTTCACCGGCAAGGACAACCTGCTCGACAGCATCGACAAGACCGTCGCCAGCTACACCTCCAGTACCAACGGCATGTTGAAGAACCGCATGGACACCCTGGACATGAACCTGCGGCGCGCCAACGAGCAGTTCGACAAGCTGCAGCAGCAGTACGACAGCCATTACTCCCGCTACCTCAAGCAGTTCACCTCCATGATGCAGACCATGCAGAACATGGAGCAGACCTTCGGAATGTTCTGA
- the flgN gene encoding flagellar protein FlgN — protein sequence MNQRDKLLAVVASDLVQDCEDYLALRDLMQALYAFLLERDSVEIDRLNLQITTRVETIGMRAQRRAKVLSAFRLQADAEGMQRLLGSYPAEQAMRLTQSWQQLGALACQCQQINERNGKLLAMHHEILGQLLAGSHDARLYQPQMY from the coding sequence GTGAACCAGCGCGACAAGCTGCTTGCGGTCGTCGCCAGCGACCTTGTGCAGGATTGCGAGGATTACCTGGCCCTGCGCGATCTGATGCAGGCGCTCTACGCATTCCTGCTCGAGCGTGACAGTGTAGAGATTGATCGACTCAATCTGCAGATCACCACGCGCGTCGAAACCATCGGCATGCGGGCCCAGCGCCGGGCCAAGGTGCTGAGTGCCTTCCGTCTGCAGGCCGATGCCGAGGGCATGCAGCGTCTGCTCGGTTCCTACCCTGCCGAGCAGGCCATGCGCCTTACCCAGTCCTGGCAGCAACTCGGGGCACTGGCCTGTCAGTGCCAGCAGATCAACGAGCGCAACGGCAAGCTGCTGGCCATGCATCACGAGATCCTCGGCCAGCTGCTGGCGGGTAGTCATGATGCGCGGCTCTATCAGCCACAGATGTACTAA
- the flgM gene encoding flagellar biosynthesis anti-sigma factor FlgM, producing the protein MEISRHFKPALTPAAEASTNRQPAARPAAEALVRQPASLPLEQMHDALRAMPEIDLDRVAAIKQALQRGEISSDPAELAGSMLAYHRGSDA; encoded by the coding sequence ATGGAAATCAGCCGGCATTTCAAGCCCGCCCTGACACCGGCCGCCGAGGCCAGCACCAATCGCCAGCCCGCTGCACGCCCTGCGGCTGAAGCGCTGGTGCGCCAACCTGCCAGCCTTCCGCTGGAGCAGATGCATGACGCCCTGCGCGCTATGCCGGAAATCGACCTCGACCGGGTTGCGGCGATCAAGCAGGCCCTGCAGCGCGGTGAGATCTCCAGCGATCCCGCCGAGCTGGCCGGCAGCATGCTCGCCTACCACCGCGGAAGCGATGCGTGA
- a CDS encoding flagellar FliJ family protein: MKQQIETLGRLASLRSHRVRQMLGRVQYQQNLCQRYRNNITGLSRLCGFSVPMSTPLQRDNQQRYKATLYKMVELQRRELAVAEQALERIQRELLQAMRSEKVVEHMIDDKMQQWQQLLAQQEQKIQDGLAAQSWWRNRMA; encoded by the coding sequence ATGAAACAGCAGATCGAGACCCTCGGCCGCCTGGCCAGCCTGCGCAGCCACCGTGTGCGGCAGATGCTCGGCCGCGTGCAGTACCAGCAGAACCTTTGCCAGCGCTACCGCAACAACATCACCGGCCTGAGCCGCCTGTGCGGCTTTTCCGTGCCGATGAGCACACCACTGCAGCGCGACAACCAGCAGCGTTACAAGGCCACCCTGTACAAGATGGTGGAGCTGCAGCGCCGTGAGTTGGCGGTTGCCGAGCAGGCGCTGGAGCGTATTCAGCGCGAGCTGCTGCAGGCCATGCGCAGCGAGAAAGTGGTCGAGCACATGATCGATGACAAGATGCAGCAATGGCAGCAGCTGCTTGCGCAGCAGGAGCAGAAGATCCAGGACGGCCTGGCCGCGCAGAGCTGGTGGCGTAATCGAATGGCCTGA
- the fliI gene encoding flagellar protein export ATPase FliI, with amino-acid sequence MALRDSFRLDEALRSLDNVQLAKVSGRLVRVSGMLLESLGCQRMTGQRCYVEQGDGSMLEAQVVGFNRDITYLMPFKKPVGLTAGSRVFPAPDDAKLHIDESWLGRVVNGLGEPLDELGKLGGRDPLPTELPSVNPLKRKPVSEALDVGVRAINATLTLGKGQRVGLFAGSGVGKSVLLGMITRQTKADVVVVGLIGERGREVQEFLLHSLGEEGLKKAVVVVAPANESPLMRLKATELCHSIAAYFRDQGHDVLLLVDSLTRYAMAQREIALALGEPPATKGYPPSVFGMLPELVESAGNGASDNGSLSAIYTVLAEGDDQQDPIVDCARAILDGHIVLSRRLAEAGHYPAIDVCASVSRCMSQVGQPAHLGAARQLKECYSTFEKIKELIPLGGYTPGADIKTDRAVQLAPTIERFLRQDVGEAAELEASVATLQNILGKPR; translated from the coding sequence ATGGCCCTGCGCGACAGCTTCCGCCTCGACGAGGCCCTGCGCTCGCTGGACAACGTGCAGTTGGCCAAGGTCAGCGGGCGGTTGGTGCGTGTCTCCGGCATGCTGCTGGAAAGCCTCGGCTGCCAGCGCATGACCGGTCAACGCTGCTATGTCGAGCAGGGCGACGGCAGCATGCTGGAAGCGCAGGTGGTGGGCTTCAATCGCGATATCACCTACCTGATGCCGTTCAAGAAACCGGTCGGTCTGACGGCCGGTTCGCGGGTATTCCCGGCGCCGGATGACGCCAAGCTGCACATCGATGAGTCCTGGCTGGGGCGTGTGGTCAACGGCCTCGGCGAACCGCTGGACGAACTGGGCAAGCTCGGCGGGCGCGACCCGTTGCCGACCGAGCTGCCCTCGGTCAATCCGCTCAAGCGCAAGCCGGTCAGCGAAGCGCTGGATGTCGGCGTGCGCGCGATCAATGCCACCCTGACCCTGGGCAAGGGCCAGCGCGTCGGCCTGTTCGCCGGCTCCGGCGTCGGCAAGAGCGTGCTGCTGGGCATGATTACCCGGCAGACCAAGGCCGATGTGGTGGTGGTCGGGCTGATCGGCGAGCGTGGCCGCGAGGTGCAGGAATTCCTCCTGCATTCGCTCGGCGAGGAGGGCCTGAAGAAGGCCGTGGTGGTGGTCGCGCCGGCCAACGAATCGCCGCTGATGCGCCTGAAGGCCACCGAACTCTGTCACAGCATCGCCGCCTACTTCCGCGACCAGGGCCACGACGTGCTGCTGCTGGTCGATTCGCTGACCCGCTATGCCATGGCCCAGCGCGAAATCGCCCTGGCCCTCGGCGAGCCGCCGGCGACCAAGGGCTACCCGCCATCGGTGTTCGGCATGCTGCCGGAGCTGGTGGAGAGTGCCGGCAATGGTGCCAGCGACAACGGCAGTCTCAGCGCCATCTATACGGTACTGGCTGAAGGCGACGACCAGCAGGATCCCATCGTCGACTGCGCGCGGGCGATTCTCGACGGCCACATCGTGCTCTCGCGGCGCCTGGCCGAAGCCGGACATTACCCGGCCATCGACGTGTGCGCCTCGGTCAGCCGCTGCATGAGCCAGGTCGGACAGCCGGCGCACCTGGGCGCGGCGCGCCAGCTCAAGGAGTGCTACAGCACCTTCGAGAAGATCAAGGAGCTTATCCCGCTCGGTGGCTACACGCCGGGCGCCGACATCAAGACCGATCGCGCGGTGCAGCTGGCGCCGACCATCGAGCGCTTCCTGCGTCAGGACGTCGGCGAGGCCGCCGAGCTGGAAGCCAGCGTTGCCACCTTGCAGAACATCCTCGGGAAACCGCGATGA
- the fliH gene encoding flagellar assembly protein FliH, translated as MTVKVIKGADRSWRPFRFPPRVKTPAQAAAGFAGDPAALQRAVADGFQEGIDKGYREGLEQGREAGHREGFQRGVEDGKALGLEEGRQQGRRAFDEAGRPLDRLIEAFEGFRQEYEQARREELLELVQKVARQVIRCELTLHPTQLLTLAEEALNAMPGDQEEVRIHLNPEECARIRELAPERAGAWRLVPDDKLALGECRVLTAQAEADIGCQQRLDSCMETLAEHITAQG; from the coding sequence ATGACGGTCAAGGTGATCAAGGGTGCCGACCGCAGCTGGCGGCCGTTCCGCTTTCCGCCAAGGGTGAAGACCCCGGCACAGGCCGCGGCTGGTTTCGCCGGCGACCCGGCAGCACTGCAGCGCGCGGTGGCCGATGGCTTTCAGGAAGGCATCGACAAGGGCTACCGCGAAGGCCTGGAGCAGGGCCGCGAAGCGGGGCATCGCGAAGGCTTCCAGCGTGGCGTCGAAGATGGCAAGGCGCTGGGCCTGGAAGAGGGCCGCCAGCAGGGCCGCCGCGCGTTCGACGAGGCCGGTCGCCCGCTGGACCGCCTGATCGAGGCATTCGAAGGCTTTCGTCAGGAATACGAGCAGGCGCGCCGCGAGGAGCTGCTGGAGCTGGTGCAGAAGGTCGCACGGCAGGTGATTCGCTGTGAGCTGACCCTGCATCCGACCCAGTTGCTGACCCTGGCCGAGGAGGCGCTCAACGCCATGCCGGGAGACCAAGAAGAGGTGCGTATCCACCTCAATCCGGAAGAGTGCGCGCGTATTCGCGAGCTGGCGCCCGAGCGGGCCGGCGCCTGGCGCCTGGTGCCGGACGACAAGCTGGCGCTCGGCGAGTGCCGCGTGCTGACGGCGCAGGCCGAAGCTGATATCGGCTGCCAGCAACGCCTGGACTCGTGCATGGAAACCCTCGCCGAACACATCACGGCGCAGGGCTGA
- a CDS encoding FliG C-terminal domain-containing protein: protein MKETSTQPAEESQASSREIKPRPVQLRSVSSLDQAAILMLSMGDEISAGILRNFSREEIISISQAMARLSNVKQPMVSDVISRFFDDYKEQSSIKGASRAYLSGMLGKALGGDITRSLLDSIYGEEIRAKMAKMEWLDPKQFAALIAKEHAQMQAVFLAFLPPGMATEVLECMPAERQDELLYRIANLSEVNSDVIAELEQLIDRSLKVLSTQGSQVRGVKQAADIMNRFKGNRDQMFELLRAHNEELVGKIEDEMYDFFILSRQNQDVLQTLLEVIPLDEWVVALKGAEPELVKAIQGAMPKRQAQQMESINRRQGPVPLSRVEQVRKDIMAVVREMSADGELQVQLFREQTVE, encoded by the coding sequence ATGAAAGAGACCTCAACCCAGCCGGCTGAAGAAAGCCAGGCGTCGTCCCGCGAGATCAAACCGCGGCCGGTGCAGCTGCGCTCGGTCAGCTCGCTGGACCAGGCGGCAATCCTCATGCTGAGCATGGGTGACGAGATTTCCGCCGGGATCCTGCGCAATTTCTCCCGCGAGGAAATCATCAGCATCAGCCAGGCGATGGCGCGACTGTCCAACGTCAAGCAGCCGATGGTTTCCGATGTGATCAGCCGTTTCTTCGACGATTACAAGGAGCAGAGCAGCATCAAGGGCGCCTCACGTGCCTACCTGTCCGGGATGCTCGGCAAGGCGCTGGGCGGTGACATCACCCGCTCGCTGCTGGACTCGATCTACGGCGAGGAAATCCGCGCCAAGATGGCCAAGATGGAATGGCTCGACCCCAAGCAGTTCGCTGCGCTGATCGCCAAGGAGCACGCGCAGATGCAGGCGGTGTTCCTCGCCTTCCTGCCGCCGGGCATGGCCACCGAGGTACTCGAATGCATGCCGGCCGAGCGTCAGGACGAGCTGCTGTATCGCATCGCCAACCTCTCGGAGGTCAACAGCGACGTGATCGCCGAGCTGGAGCAGCTGATCGACCGCAGCCTCAAGGTGCTCAGCACCCAGGGTTCGCAGGTACGTGGCGTCAAGCAGGCGGCGGACATCATGAACCGCTTCAAGGGCAATCGCGACCAGATGTTCGAGCTGCTACGCGCGCACAACGAAGAGCTGGTCGGCAAGATCGAGGATGAAATGTACGACTTCTTCATCCTCTCGCGGCAGAACCAGGACGTGCTGCAGACCCTGCTGGAAGTGATTCCGCTGGACGAGTGGGTGGTCGCGCTGAAAGGCGCCGAACCGGAGCTGGTCAAGGCCATTCAGGGCGCCATGCCCAAGCGCCAGGCGCAGCAGATGGAATCGATCAACCGGCGTCAGGGCCCGGTGCCGCTGAGCCGTGTCGAGCAGGTGCGCAAGGACATCATGGCCGTGGTGCGCGAGATGTCCGCCGATGGCGAGCTGCAGGTGCAGCTGTTCCGCGAACAGACGGTGGAATGA